In one Nicotiana tomentosiformis chromosome 6, ASM39032v3, whole genome shotgun sequence genomic region, the following are encoded:
- the LOC138893736 gene encoding uncharacterized protein — MPLALEVQALANQFVRLDVLEPSLVLACVVSQSSLYDRIREHQYDDPHLLVHKDTVQHSDAKEVTIGDGGMLRKEGRLCVLNVDGLRELILQEAQSSRHSIHPGAAKMYHDLRQHYWWRKMKKYIVEDVVDKLFLPPSLSAVHPVFHVSMLRKYYSDLSHVLDFSTVQLDEDLSYIEEQEVIKD, encoded by the exons ATGCCATTAgcattggaggttcaggccttagccaaccagtttgttagattggatgttttagaGCCTAGTCTAGTTCTTGcatgcgtggtttctcagtcttctctatatgaccgcatcagagagcatcagtatgacgacccccatttacttgtccacaaggacacggttcagcacagcgatgccaaggaggttactattggagatggcGGTATGTTACGGAAGGAGGGCCGGCTATGTGTGctcaatgtggatgggttgcgtgagttgattcttcaggaggcccaaaGTTCGCGacactccattcatccaggtgccgctaagatgtatcatgatttgaggcaacactattggtggaggaagatgaagaaatacatagtgga GGATGTGGTCGACAAGCTTtttttgccacctagtttatctgcggttcacccggtgttccatgtctctatgctccggaagtattacaGTGATTtgtctcatgttttagacttcagcacagtccaaTTGGATGAGGATTTGAGTTATATAGAGGAGCAAGAGGTTATCAAGGACTAA